A genomic window from Salvia miltiorrhiza cultivar Shanhuang (shh) chromosome 5, IMPLAD_Smil_shh, whole genome shotgun sequence includes:
- the LOC130985467 gene encoding homeobox-DDT domain protein RLT1-like, translating to MEAGSEGEINRNMNHSPSDGSKRPKRQMKTPFQLEMLEKTYAMETYPSEATRADLSEKLGLTDRQLQMWFCHRRLKDKKESVGVAAMKPRTPGPVGRKGFIESPREELMIAEPASGHVSGSASASGSGSGSSQYDIGDGTPMVPTRYYESPRTIMERRVIACVEAQLGEPLREDGPILGVEFDELPPGAFGAPIVQVDQEERYRHSYDSKLYGQYDAKHIKTASNGPHEALETKIRTDAYGHVAQPYLYDSPVDGPPPKGLSLVHENGLLSRELAVEGQTSRTDLYSQPGRQMQISLSPRNTDFMPNDTNVYMERKRKSDDSRIGRDGQSHEKKTRKELEKQDILKRKREEQLRKEMERQDRERRKEEQRLLREQQRQEEKFQREEKREMERREKFMQKELMRAEKRKQKEERRREKEAARQRAAVERATARRIAKESLELIEDERLELMELAASSKGMPSILSLDYDTLQNLDSFRDALCEFPPKTVKLRKPFAIQPWMDSEENVGNLLMVWKFCLTFADVLGLWPFTIDEFIQAFHDYDSRLLGEVHTALLKLIIKDIEDVVRTPSGGPGTNQYSAVNPEGGHPHIVEGAYLWGFDIRNWQNYLNPLTWPELLRQFALSAGFGPQLKKKGIDRVSTNDNDESRGCEEIVSTLRNGSAAENAVAIMQEKGLSLQRKSRHRLTPGTVKFAAYHVLALEGSQGLNVIELAEKIQKSGLRDLTTSKTPEASISVALSRDPILFERIAPSTYCVRPGYRKDPADAESVIATAKEKILRYANGFLADQIADEEEREDDSESDVAEGTEVDALAISLDTNKNGACNQVVPESGNGKGKLPDDGLLKNKIAAADIGEANPDQDVEIDESKTGELWVQGLTEGEYSDLSVQERLSALVALIGVANEGNSIRVILEDRMDAANALKKQMWAEAQLDKRRMREETINKLYDSSFNAITEGGLSPLAAENKVYDPSISTLGKDESSVVVEDAHNTIDNPDTSMGQFVSPAQQNGHITERSRLQLKSYIGHRAEELYVYRSLPLGQDRRRNRYWQFIASSSCLDPGSGRIFVETPNGCWRLIDSEEAFDALLTALDTRGTRESHLHIMLQRIEASFKESVRRNRLSHNGDKGRQEDVELNSSFAFESAESPSSAVCTTSSDAFEPSLSFRIEVGKNEKERNNFMRRYEDLQNWMWKECFNSSIVRALAYGKKRCSPLLGICDICLTTYTEDNCPCCHWARGKIATKGHFPVQFNGENNLMDATNCPLRIRLIKTILTSLEVAVPSDALHSSWTEDLRNSWGFELHNSSCIDGLLQVLNQFEAVIKRDYLSADFETTEELLCFCNSRSAVNKSSNPGSVPQLPWVPKTTAAAALRLFELDASIFYTPSQKAESHDEKKVEALSNLALRYGHPKDIQRAESRGFDRYGSLEENWDNLRDTPGSSGYRQVARGKGGRPRGKSQKAVINSAPSGKRSTKQGETLTQFLLQQGMSAPGQKHKRGRRTLRRRRPEKKVVAESKLDDLYDKDAFMNAMEEPENSGREEEARHFSAIVGENDDSSNNMEGDSDDNVDDNSYHYRKWGATAYDTISHRSTELVEMSEEEADEIDDEHGYDEEDGENLGGDVEFNDDYSDPDRDGEGNQEDDGSESLVSGDYSDD from the exons ATGGAGGCTGGTTCCGAGGGGGAGATCAATAGGAACATGAATCACAGCCCGTCGGACGGGTCTAAGCGCCCCAAGCGCCAGATGAAGACGCCGTTTCAGTTGGAGATGCTCGAGAAAACCTATGCCA TGGAGACATACCCCTCTGAGGCAACCCGTGCTGATCTGTCGGAGAAACTAGGTTTGACGGATCGGCAGTTGCAAATGTGGTTCTGTCATAGGAGATTGAAGGATAAGAAGGAATCGGTGGGTGTGGCAGCCATGAAACCACGCACTCCTGGACCTGTTGGAAGGAAGGGATTTATTGAGTCTCCCAGAGAGGAACTGATGATAGCTGAACCCGCCAGTGGACATGTCTCTGGTTCTGCATCTGCCTCTGGTTCTGGCTCAGGTTCAAGTCAGTATGATATTGGAGATGGTACACCTATGGTGCCTACTAGGTATTATGAGTCACCTCGAACAATCATGGAGCGTAGAGTGATTGCATGTGTAGAGGCCCAGTTGGGAGAGCCTTTGAGGGAAGATGGACCAATTCTTGGAGTGGAATTTGATGAATTGCCCCCTGGTGCATTTGGTGCACCTATAG TTCAAGTGGACCAGGAAGAAAGATACAGACATTCTTATGATAGCAAGTTATATGGACAGTACGATGCGAAGCACATCAAA ACTGCATCAAATGGCCCTCATGAAGCATTGGAGACCAAGATTAGGACTGATGCATATGGACACGTCGCTCAGCCATACCTATATGACTCACCAGTTGATGGTCCTCCCCCAAAAGGTTTGTCGCTTGTGCATGAAAATGGGCTTCTCTCTAGGGAGCTTGCTGTTGAGGGTCAGACCTCAAGAACAGATTTGTATTCCCAGCCAGGCAGACAGATGCAGATTTCATTGTCTCCTAGGAATACAGACTTTATGCCAAATGATACTAATGTTTATATGGAGAGGAAACGCAAG AGTGATGACTCTCGAATTGGAAGAGATGGTCAATCCCATGAGAAGAAGACCCGAAAAGAACTTGAGAAACAAGATATATTAAAGCGAAAG AGAGAGGAGCAACTAAGGAAAGAAATGGAGAGACAAGATCGTGAAAGAAGGAAGGAGGAACAACGACTTCTGCGAGAGCAGCAGAGGCAGGAGGAGAAATTTCAGCGCGAGGAAAAGCGTGAAATGGAACGGAGGGAAAAGTTTATGCAGAAGGAACTTATGCGG GCGGAGAAAAGGAAACAGAAAGAAGAGCGTCGCAGAGAGAAGGAAGCAGCACGACAGAGAGCTGCTGTGGAGAGAGCGACGGCTAGGAGAATTGCTAAAGAATCCTTGGAGCTAATAGAGGATGAGCGTCTTGAACTAATGGAATTGGCTGCTTCAAGCAAGGGGATGCCTTCAATTTTATCACTTGATTATGACACTTTACAGAATCTTGACTCGTTCCGAG ATGCTTTGTGTGAATTCCCTCCAAAGACTGTAAAATTGAGAAAGCCTTTTGCCATTCAACCTTGGATGGATTCAGAGGAAAATGTTGGGAACCTCTTGATG GTTTGGAAATTCTGCTTGACGTTTGCAGATGTTCTTGGGCTTTGGCCTTTTACCATTGATGAATTTATACAGGCTTTCCATGACTAT GATTCAAGGCTACTTGGTGAAGTACATACCGCACTTCTAAAGCTTATCATAAAAGATATCGAAGATGTTGTGCGAACTCCTTCAGGTGGGCCAGGCACAAACCAATATAGTGCTGTTAACCCTGAAGGTGGACACCCTCATATTGTTGAAGGG GCATATTTATGGGGTTTTGACATAAGAAACTGGCAGAATTACTTAAATCCATTGACATGGCCTGAACTATTAAGGCAATTTGCACTATCAGCTGGTTTTGGCCCACAGTTGAAGAAAAAGGGCATTGATCGAGTTTCCACGAATGATAATGATGAG AGTAGAGGTTGTGAAGAAATAGTCTCTACTCTGAGAAATGGTTCAGCAGCTGAGAATGCTGTTGCTATTATGCAAGAAAAAGGACTCAGTCTCCAGCGCAAGTCAAGGCACCGGTTAACTCCAGGAACAGTTAAATTTGCTGCTTATCATGTCCTTGCTCTTGAAGGAAGCCAAGGGCTAAATGTTATCGAGCTTGCAGAAAAGATTCAA AAATCTGGGCTCCGTGACTTGACAACGAGCAAAACTCCTGAGGCTTCAATATCTGTTGCCTTGTCGAGAGATCCAATACTTTTTGAAAGAATAGCTCCCTCGACATATTGTGTGCGGCCAGGTTATAGAAAGGATCCTGCTGATGCTGAATCAGTGATTGCCACAGCCAAGGAGAAGATACTGAGATATGCAAATGGTTTTTTAGCTGATCAAATTGCTGATGAGGAAGAAAGGGAGGATGATTCAGAAAGTGATGTCGCAGAGGGTACAGAAGTTGATGCTTTAGCCATCAGTTTGGATACAAATAAAAATGGTGCATGCAATCAAGTTGTCCCTGAATCTGGTAATGGTAAGGGCAAGCTTCCTGATGATGGTTTACTGAAAAATAAGATTGCTGCTGCTG ATATTGGAGAGGCTAATCCAGACCAAGATGTTGAGATTGATGAAAGCAAAACTGGCGAACTCTGGGTCCAAGGGCTCACTGAAGGAGAATATTCTGATTTATCTGTCCAAGAGCGTCTTAGTGCCCTTGTTGCTTTGATCGGTGTTGCAAATGAAGGGAATTCAATTCGTGTAATTCTTGAG GATCGCATGGATGCTGCAAATGCTCTGAAGAAACAGATGTGGGCTGAGGCACAGCTTGATAAAAGGCGAATGAGAGAAGAAACTATTAACAAGTTGTACGATTCTTCTTTCAATGCTATCACAGAGGGTGGTTTAAGTCCACTAGCTGCAGAAAATAAAGTTTATGATCCATCCATATCCACTTTAGGGAAGGATGAGTCTTCTGTTGTGGTAGAGGATGCTCACAATACCATTGATAATCCAGACACTTCCATGGGTCAATTTGTTTCTCCTGCTCAGCAGAATGGACATATAACAGAGAGGTCAAGGTTGCAGCTAAAATCATATATAGGCCATAGAGCAGAAGAGCTATATGTCTACAGGTCGTTGCCTCTGGGTCAAGACCGAAGAAGAAATCGTTATTGGCAGTTTATAGCTTCATCTTCCTGCCTTGATCCTGGTTCAGGGAGAATTTTTGTTGAAACTCCCAATGGCTGTTGGAGACTTATCGACTCTGAGGAG GCATTTGATGCTCTTTTGACAGCATTGGACACTAGGGGGACAAGAGAATCTCATCTGCATATAATGTTGCAAAGAATCGAAGCCTCTTTCAAGGAAAGTGTTAGAAGGAATCGCTTGTCCCACAATGGGGACAAGGGTCGACAAGAAGATGTTGAACTAAATTCTAGCTTTGCTTTTGAAAGTGCTGAGAGTCCTAGCAGTGCAGTTTGCACTACTAGTTCTGATGCATTCGAACCCTCGCTTTCATTCAGAATTGAAGTAGGGAAGAATGAAAAAGAGAGGAATAACTTCATGAGGAGGTATGAAGACTTGCAGAATTGGATGTGGAAAGAATGCTTCAACTCATCCATTGTCCGTGCCCTGGCATATGGAAAGAAAAGGTGCTCGCCGTTATTAGGAATTTGTGACATTTGCCTTACTACTTATACTGAGGATAATTGCCCTTGTTGCCACTGGGCTCGGGGCAAGATTGCCACAAAAGGACATTTTCCGGTGCAGTTTAATGGTGAAAATAATTTGATGGATGCGACAAACTGTCCGCTGAGAATCAGATTGATCAAGACCATCCTAACTTCACTTGAG GTTGCCGTTCCCTCTGATGCCCTTCATTCTTCTTGGACTGAAGACCTTAGGAATTCTTGGGGCTTTGAGCTCCACAACTCTTCATGCATTGACGGTCTCCTACAG GTCCTAAATCAGTTTGAGGCTGTCATAAAACGTGATTACCTATCAGCAGATTTTGAAACAACTGAAGAATTATTGTGTTTTTGCAACTCAAGATCTGCCGTTAACAAATCTAGTAACCCTGGATCTGTTCCCCAACTTCCTTGGGTACCAAAAACCACTGCTGCTGCAGCTCTGAGGCTTTTCGAGTTGGATGCATCCATCTTCTACACCCCAAGTCAGAAGGCTGAGTCTCACGATGAAAAGAAAGTGGAAGCTCTTTCG AATTTGGCATTACGATATGGTCACCCCAAAGACATCCAGAGGGCTGAATCCAGGGGTTTCGACAGATATGGATCTCTAGAGGAAAACTGGGATAATCTTCGTGATACTCCTGGCAGCTCCGGGTACAGGCAGGTGGCTCGTGGGAAAGGTGGCCGGCCGCGTGGAAAGTCACAGAAAGCGGTCATTAATTCTGCACCATCTGGCAAGCGGAGCACGAAACAAGGTGAGACGTTAACTCAATTCCTTCTGCAGCAGGGAATGAGTGCACCCGGGCAGAAGCACAAACGTGGTCGCCGAACCCTGAGGAGGAGGAGACCGGAGAAGAAAGTCGTCGCAGAGAGTAAACTGGACGACTTGTATGACAAAGACGCCTTCATGAATGCCATGGAGGAGCCAGAAAATTCTGGCAGGGAGGAGGAGGCGCGTCATTTTAGTGCTATTGTAGGTGAAAATGATGACAGTAGCAACAACATGGAGGGTGATTCCGATGATAATGTCGATGATAACTCCTATCACTATAGGAAATGGGGAGCGACCGCTTATGACACCATCTCTCATAGA